One Plasmodium knowlesi strain H genome assembly, chromosome: 10 genomic window carries:
- a CDS encoding pre-mRNA-splicing factor CWC2, putative: MSVKRFLHIVQAEDGDEGKKKKRKNECRKGEVPRLEKNEQATEMDSQRGEPQGDSVKTMEEGREEHSAQTNREDIREKYTGGLEAKGERIPDRGTRNKSTSKGKEKDTTETSPDQLSDALNAYIGFGQKANGDRNTIGLAEKASNVSGASFETLQSQKRDSVGISEVEGGNHCSGEDNSGSTPRDALQNESTNSNSNRDRQIVQRDIMNEGLQVGETKKGSEQQMRSNSGENTNKEVNKKAVKGKVEEKSEPKMDTGLSAGDDHNQYNKESHDCVNAMQKGKSEDLGNKCNPQGAYKSVSNGGGLPQSWINFNGYYDMYGCGYGGGVGMAPVGSVPPATTIPPMAPPGMMNMLNVANATYTMYATYMNHVNYNHLNHQNYNYYGMCEDYGRRMEKDMGVKPYEFSSLLEKSIELMKKNDKVKEILKRPAKLQVTQEELNKVEYSEGNDQYNMWFGKYVPDKFDKGRSASSVGGVQRLVARFKCNPSTDSGYTKADKNLTSKQFFCIYFARGCCAYGHNCLYRHRIPNENDELQFEQTIDIFGREKFSTFKEDMGGVGNFNSECRTLFIGSIHIDNYEQVHIIEKILYDEFSNFGNIEYVRYVPFKNIAFVQYSYRVNAEFAKVAMSDQPIENHSTALTIKWAFELKNTPHHSSQHYANPYGYNHNPLVSSTWEQYVSHQRERDRQQFSLPPEFGFHPQFGVIPQFGVPHQFGSPP, from the coding sequence ATGAGCGTGAAGCGGTTTCTTCATATAGTCCAAGCAGAGGACGGcgatgaagggaaaaagaaaaaaagaaagaatgagTGTAGGAAGGGGGAAGTACCTagattggaaaaaaatgaacaagccACAGAAATGGACAGCCAAAGGGGAGAGCCACAGGGGGACAGTGTCAAGACGATGGAGGAAGGACGAGAGGAACATAGCGCCCAGACCAACCGGGAGGACATAAGGGAGAAATATACTGGAGGGTTGGAAGCGAAAGGTGAAAGAATTCCCGACAGAGGGACACGAAATAAGAGCACatcgaaggggaaggaaaaggacaCCACTGAGACTTCCCCTGATCAGTTAAGCGACGCATTAAATGCTTACATAGGATTCGGGCAGAAGGCCAATGGTGATAGGAACACCATAGGATTAGCAGAAAAGGCCTCAAATGTGTCTGGGGCCTCATTTGAAACCCTGCAATCACAGAAAAGGGATAGCGTAGGAATAAGTGAGGTGGAAGGTGGGAACCACTGTAGTGGGGAGGACAACTCCGGATCGACTCCACGTGACGCCcttcaaaatgaaagtaCCAATTCTAACAGTAATCGTGATAGGCAGATCGTGCAAAGGGATATAATGAATGAAGGGCTACAAGTAGGGGAAACAAAGAAGGGGAGTGAACAACAGATGAGAAGTAACTCAGGAGAGAACACAAACAAAGAGGTTAACAAAAAAGCAGTCAAGGGAAAAGTAGAGGAGAAAAGTGAACCGAAAATGGACACCGGTCTCAGTGCAGGAGACGATCACAACCAGTACAATAAGGAATCACACGATTGTGTTAATGCTAtgcagaaagggaaaagcgaGGACCTGGGGAATAAATGCAACCCACAAGGGGCATACAAAAGTGTTAGTAATGGTGGAGGTCTTCCTCAGAGCTGGATTAACTTCAATGGTTATTACGATATGTATGGCTGCGGCTACGGCGGAGGGGTGGGTATGGCCCCTGTGGGAAGCGTCCCCCCCGCCACGACAATTCCACCAATGGCGCCCCCAGGAATGATGAACATGTTGAACGTGGCGAACGCGACATACACAATGTACGCAACCTACATGAACCATGTAAACTACAACCACCTGAACCACCAGAATTACAATTACTACGGAATGTGCGAAGACTATGGCCGTAGGATGGAAAAGGACATGGGGGTGAAGCCCTATGAGTTTTCCTCCCTACTGGAAAAAAGCATCGAGCTAATGAAGAAGAACGATAAGGTAAAAGAAATCCTGAAACGGCCAGCAAAATTGCAAGTGACTCAAGAGGAGTTGAACAAAGTAGAATACTCAGAAGGCAATGACCAATACAACATGTGGTTCGGAAAATACGTACCGGACAAATTCGATAAAGGGAGGAGTGCTAGCAGTGTTGGTGGTGTACAACGCCTCGTGGCAAGGTTCAAATGCAACCCTTCCACCGACTCTGGATACACAAAGGCAGATAAAAATTTGACGAgcaaacaatttttttgcatttattTTGCACGTGGTTGCTGTGCTTATGGGCATAACTGCCTCTACAGACATAGAATTCCAAACGAAAATGATGAGCTACAGTTTGAACAAACCATCGATATTTTTGGACGAGAAAAATTCAGTACCTTCAAAGAAGACATGGGTGGGGTGGGGAATTTTAACAGTGAGTGTAGAACCCTCTTCATTGGAAGCATTCATATTGATAATTATGAGCAGGTTCATATAATCGAGAAAATTCTATATGATGAATTTAGCAACTTTGGAAACATTGAATATGTAAGGTATGTgccttttaaaaatattgccTTCGTTCAATATTCATACAGAGTCAATGCGGAGTTTGCCAAGGTAGCCATGTCGGATCAGCCTATTGAAAATCACTCCACGGCTCTAACCATCAAGTGGGCTTTCGAGTTGAAGAACACCCCACATCATTCTTCTCAGCATTACGCCAACCCGTATGGGTATAACCACAACCCCCTGGTCTCATCCACGTGGGAACAATATG